The following coding sequences lie in one Nonomuraea muscovyensis genomic window:
- a CDS encoding helix-turn-helix transcriptional regulator: protein MRNELPHVSSPFETLGLDPARSALYTAVLRLHRATLAEVAEAMGGPADTVSRQLDDLVKLGVVDEQSGEYLARHPAGALGRLIAERLDRLAEESRRIDSALGSIRGLIRDYDAGRDYQSGPFPVELASGADVLYESVIGMAVQAPPMTLLTAIPDERTMADFVRKFADPWIDAQRRGLLKVRAVIPVDTLPLPGVRDQVTRLQDTGGGVRTLDRVPSWFMTAGPEAAGLPALWGGNLPDHAYHFYLVRTPIVVGVLGSLFEELWGRAVPMPWEGRGDGVVQVLRLAAQGMCDESIARQLGVSVRTVRARFADAMARLGAQSRFHAGVEAARRGWLTH, encoded by the coding sequence ATGCGCAACGAGTTACCCCACGTGTCCTCCCCCTTCGAGACGCTGGGCCTCGATCCGGCTCGGTCGGCCCTCTACACCGCGGTGCTGCGCCTGCACCGGGCCACGCTGGCGGAGGTGGCCGAGGCCATGGGCGGCCCGGCCGACACGGTGAGCAGGCAGCTCGACGACCTGGTCAAGCTCGGCGTGGTCGACGAGCAGTCCGGCGAGTACCTCGCCCGGCACCCGGCCGGCGCGCTGGGCCGCCTGATCGCCGAGCGGCTCGACCGGCTGGCCGAGGAGAGCCGCCGCATCGACTCGGCGCTCGGCTCGATCCGGGGCCTGATCCGCGACTACGACGCGGGGCGCGACTACCAGAGCGGGCCGTTCCCGGTGGAGCTCGCCAGCGGCGCCGACGTGCTGTACGAGAGTGTGATCGGCATGGCCGTGCAGGCGCCGCCGATGACGCTGCTGACCGCCATCCCCGACGAGCGCACCATGGCCGACTTCGTCCGGAAGTTCGCGGACCCGTGGATCGACGCCCAGCGGCGCGGGCTGCTGAAGGTGCGCGCGGTCATCCCGGTGGACACCCTGCCGCTGCCCGGCGTGCGCGACCAGGTCACCCGCCTGCAGGACACGGGTGGCGGGGTGCGGACGCTCGACCGGGTGCCGAGCTGGTTCATGACCGCGGGTCCCGAGGCGGCCGGGCTGCCCGCGCTGTGGGGCGGCAACCTGCCCGACCACGCCTACCATTTCTACCTGGTACGCACCCCGATCGTGGTGGGCGTGCTGGGCTCGCTGTTCGAGGAGTTGTGGGGCCGGGCCGTGCCCATGCCGTGGGAGGGCCGCGGAGACGGCGTGGTGCAGGTGCTCCGGCTCGCGGCGCAGGGCATGTGCGACGAGTCGATCGCCCGCCAGCTCGGGGTCTCGGTGCGCACGGTACGCGCGAGGTTCGCCGACGCGATGGCCAGGTTGGGGGCCCAGTCACGCTTCCACGCAGGGGTGGAGGCCGCCCGGCGCGGATGGCTCACCCATTGA
- a CDS encoding class I SAM-dependent methyltransferase: protein MDLDAFTELLTPRGRRALEEARELRGADPVAAATRLRRSHDAALASAALTQTALRERARAKFGDQAELMFFTPHGLEQATRADVAAHRAHRLVAGALTAPGTGAAAAGGLRVVDVCCGVGGDFLELARAGCVVDAVDTDPLTVAVARANAEALGLADRVTVRVADAATVSPEDYDVLFADPARRGARGRTFDPLAYSPPWPVVLDLVARARRVCLKVAPGIPYEFIPEGAEAEWVSFKGEVKEASLWIGPGAAGEWVRRRATLLPGGQTLSATGAAAPVGPLGRYVYEPDGAAIRAHLVGEVAELVGGRLADPMIAYITGDEPVDTPWAARYEVAEALPFSLKRLRAALRERHIGNVTIKKRASAVDIDRLRADLRLSGDKSGVVILTRVMDKPSALICHPTSPA, encoded by the coding sequence GTGGACCTCGACGCCTTCACCGAGCTGCTGACCCCGCGCGGCCGGCGCGCCCTGGAGGAGGCACGGGAGCTGCGCGGCGCCGATCCGGTGGCGGCGGCGACCCGGCTGCGCAGGAGCCACGACGCCGCGCTCGCGTCGGCGGCGCTCACCCAGACGGCGCTCAGGGAGCGGGCGAGGGCCAAGTTCGGTGACCAGGCCGAGCTGATGTTCTTCACACCACACGGGCTGGAGCAGGCCACCCGCGCCGACGTCGCCGCGCATCGCGCCCACCGCCTCGTCGCAGGCGCCCTCACGGCTCCGGGTACGGGCGCGGCGGCAGCGGGTGGGCTGCGCGTGGTGGACGTCTGTTGTGGGGTCGGAGGTGACTTCCTGGAGCTGGCCAGGGCCGGCTGCGTCGTGGACGCGGTGGACACCGACCCGCTGACCGTCGCCGTGGCCAGGGCCAATGCCGAGGCGCTCGGGCTCGCCGACCGGGTGACGGTCCGGGTGGCCGACGCCGCCACGGTGTCGCCCGAGGACTACGACGTGCTGTTCGCCGACCCGGCCCGGCGCGGGGCGCGGGGCCGCACGTTCGATCCTCTCGCCTACTCGCCGCCGTGGCCGGTCGTGCTCGACCTGGTCGCCCGCGCGCGGCGCGTCTGCCTGAAGGTGGCGCCGGGCATCCCGTACGAGTTCATCCCCGAGGGCGCCGAGGCCGAGTGGGTGTCCTTCAAGGGGGAGGTGAAGGAGGCGTCCCTGTGGATCGGACCCGGCGCGGCCGGTGAGTGGGTGCGGCGGCGCGCCACGTTGCTGCCGGGCGGGCAGACGCTCTCGGCCACCGGTGCCGCCGCCCCGGTGGGGCCGCTGGGCCGCTACGTCTACGAGCCCGACGGCGCCGCGATCCGCGCGCACCTGGTCGGCGAGGTGGCCGAGCTGGTCGGGGGCCGCCTGGCCGATCCGATGATCGCCTACATCACCGGCGACGAGCCGGTGGACACCCCGTGGGCGGCGCGCTACGAGGTGGCCGAGGCGCTGCCGTTCTCGCTGAAGCGCCTGCGCGCCGCCCTGCGCGAGCGGCACATCGGCAATGTCACCATCAAGAAGCGCGCCTCGGCCGTGGACATCGACCGGCTCCGCGCAGATTTGCGACTTTCGGGGGATAAATCCGGCGTCGTCATTCTCACTCGCGTCATGGACAAACCGTCGGCCCTCATTTGCCACCCCACCTCACCTGCGTAA
- a CDS encoding sigma-70 family RNA polymerase sigma factor, with translation MPIVSEGSVADAKIGVRLASRLPARTDDSDLRELTSLAVQGDRRAIESLLRELRPMVVRYCRARLGRVSGQYHIADDVAQEVCIAVLSALPRYRDMGRPFASFVFGIASHKVADALRSSVRSAVPTQDLPDGPDDGPGPEETVVRYIEVEHARRLLARLPDNQRELLLLRVVSGLSAEETGNVLGMSPGAVRVAQHRALARLRQMAELESA, from the coding sequence ATGCCTATCGTGAGCGAGGGAAGCGTCGCCGACGCCAAAATTGGGGTAAGGCTCGCGTCGAGACTTCCGGCACGAACGGATGACTCCGACCTAAGAGAACTGACGAGTCTCGCCGTACAGGGTGATCGCCGTGCGATCGAATCCCTGCTCCGCGAGTTGCGTCCGATGGTGGTGCGGTATTGCCGTGCCCGGTTGGGAAGGGTTTCCGGGCAATATCACATAGCCGACGACGTGGCCCAGGAGGTCTGCATCGCGGTGTTGTCCGCGCTGCCCCGCTACCGTGACATGGGCCGTCCGTTCGCCTCGTTCGTGTTCGGAATCGCCTCGCACAAGGTGGCCGACGCGCTGCGCAGTTCGGTCCGCTCGGCCGTGCCGACCCAGGACCTGCCCGACGGGCCCGACGACGGGCCGGGGCCCGAGGAGACCGTGGTCCGCTACATCGAGGTCGAGCACGCCCGCAGGCTGCTCGCCCGGCTCCCGGACAACCAGCGCGAGTTGCTGCTGCTACGGGTGGTGTCGGGGTTGTCGGCCGAGGAGACCGGTAATGTACTCGGCATGTCACCAGGTGCGGTCCGGGTCGCCCAGCACCGGGCGCTCGCGAGGTTACGGCAGATGGCCGAGCTGGAGTCGGCTTGA
- the groL gene encoding chaperonin GroEL (60 kDa chaperone family; promotes refolding of misfolded polypeptides especially under stressful conditions; forms two stacked rings of heptamers to form a barrel-shaped 14mer; ends can be capped by GroES; misfolded proteins enter the barrel where they are refolded when GroES binds), translated as MAKILEFDEDARRALERGVNALADAVKVTLGPRGRNVVIDKKFGAPTITNDGVTIAREIELEERYENLGAQLAKEVATKTNDIAGDGTTTATVLAQAMVREGLRNVAAGASPLSLKRGIDRAAKEISDKLLASARPVEDKKEIANVATISAQDAKIGDLIAEAFDKVGKDGVLTVEESNAMGMELEFTEGLQFDKGYLSAYMVTDPERMESVLEDAYILLTQGKIASIADFLPLLEKVAQTKKPLLVVAEDVEGEALAVLVTNKIRGTFTSVAVKAPGFGDRRKAMLQDMAILTGGQVVSEEIGLKLENVGLEVLGQARRIVVTKDATTIVDGAGDAQAIEDRVKEIKIAIEQSDSDWDREKLQERLAKLAGGVCVLRVGAATEVELKEKKHRLEDAISATRAAIEEGIVSGGGSALIHVSKELDDLGLTGDEATGVGVVRRALVEPARWIAENAGLEGYVVTHKVAELPAGHGLNAATGEYGDLIGQGVIDPVKVTRSAVQNAASIAGMLLTTEVLVVDKPEEEAPAAGQGHGHGHGH; from the coding sequence ATGGCGAAGATCCTGGAGTTCGACGAGGATGCCCGGCGCGCGCTCGAGCGCGGCGTCAACGCCCTCGCGGATGCCGTGAAGGTTACCCTCGGCCCGCGTGGCCGCAACGTCGTCATCGACAAGAAGTTCGGTGCTCCGACGATCACGAACGACGGCGTGACCATCGCTCGTGAGATCGAGCTGGAGGAGCGCTACGAGAACCTCGGCGCCCAGCTCGCCAAGGAAGTGGCCACCAAGACCAACGACATCGCGGGTGACGGCACCACCACCGCGACGGTCCTGGCCCAGGCCATGGTCCGTGAGGGCCTGCGCAACGTGGCGGCCGGCGCCTCGCCGCTGTCGCTCAAGCGCGGCATCGACAGGGCGGCCAAGGAGATCAGCGACAAGCTGCTCGCCAGCGCCCGCCCGGTCGAGGACAAGAAGGAGATCGCGAACGTCGCGACCATCTCCGCCCAGGACGCCAAGATCGGCGACCTGATCGCCGAGGCGTTCGACAAGGTCGGCAAGGACGGCGTCCTGACGGTCGAAGAGTCCAACGCCATGGGCATGGAGCTCGAGTTCACCGAGGGCCTCCAGTTCGACAAGGGCTACCTGTCGGCCTACATGGTCACCGACCCCGAGCGCATGGAGTCCGTCCTCGAGGACGCCTACATCCTGCTCACCCAGGGCAAGATCGCCTCGATCGCAGACTTCCTGCCGCTGCTGGAGAAGGTCGCGCAGACCAAGAAGCCGCTGCTCGTGGTCGCCGAGGACGTCGAGGGCGAGGCCCTGGCCGTCCTGGTCACCAACAAGATCCGCGGCACCTTCACCTCCGTCGCCGTCAAGGCGCCCGGCTTCGGCGACCGCCGCAAGGCGATGCTGCAGGACATGGCCATCCTCACCGGCGGCCAGGTCGTCAGCGAGGAGATCGGACTCAAGCTGGAGAACGTCGGTCTCGAGGTTCTCGGCCAGGCCCGCCGCATCGTCGTCACCAAGGACGCCACGACCATCGTCGACGGCGCCGGTGACGCGCAGGCCATCGAGGACCGCGTCAAGGAGATCAAGATTGCCATCGAGCAGTCCGACTCCGACTGGGACCGCGAGAAGCTGCAGGAGCGGCTGGCCAAGCTCGCCGGTGGCGTCTGCGTGCTGCGCGTCGGCGCGGCCACCGAGGTGGAGCTCAAGGAGAAGAAGCACCGTCTCGAGGACGCGATCTCCGCGACGCGCGCCGCGATCGAGGAGGGCATCGTCTCCGGCGGTGGCTCGGCCCTGATCCACGTCTCCAAGGAGCTCGACGACCTCGGCCTCACGGGCGACGAGGCCACGGGCGTCGGCGTCGTGCGCCGCGCGCTGGTGGAGCCGGCTCGCTGGATCGCCGAGAACGCCGGTCTCGAGGGCTACGTGGTCACCCACAAGGTCGCCGAGCTGCCGGCCGGTCACGGCCTCAACGCCGCGACGGGCGAGTACGGCGACCTCATCGGCCAGGGCGTCATCGACCCGGTCAAGGTCACCCGCTCGGCGGTGCAGAACGCCGCCTCGATCGCGGGCATGCTGCTCACGACCGAGGTCCTCGTGGTGGACAAGCCCGAGGAGGAGGCTCCGGCCGCCGGCCAGGGCCACGGTCACGGTCACGGCCACTGA
- a CDS encoding GuaB3 family IMP dehydrogenase-related protein, translating into MTQQVEIGRGKTGRRAYALDEIGLVPSRRTRDPEEVSIAWQIDAYRFELPVVVAPMDSVVSPATAIEIGRLGGLAPLDLEGLWTRYEDPLPLLEECAGLEAEAATRRLQEIYNAPIKEELIGRRIEEIRASGVTTAVRLSPQRTVQYHKAVIDAGVDIFVIRGTTVSAEHVSGRAEPLNLKQFIYELDVPVIVGGCATYTAALHLMRTGAAGVLVGFGGGASHTTRNVLGVAVPMATAISDVAAARRDYLDESGGRYVHVIADGGMGTSGDIAKAIACGADAVMVGSPLARATEAPGHGHHWGSEAHHPDLPRGRRVRFGTVGTLEQILHGPSSVADGSMNLMGALKRTMASTGYSDIKEFQRVEVVVAPMQR; encoded by the coding sequence ATGACTCAGCAGGTGGAGATCGGCCGGGGGAAGACGGGCCGCCGGGCCTACGCGCTGGACGAGATCGGCCTCGTGCCCTCGCGGCGCACCCGTGACCCGGAGGAGGTCTCGATCGCCTGGCAGATCGACGCCTACCGGTTCGAGCTGCCCGTCGTCGTCGCGCCCATGGACAGCGTCGTCTCGCCCGCCACCGCCATCGAGATCGGCCGGCTCGGCGGCCTGGCGCCGCTCGACCTCGAAGGGCTGTGGACGCGGTACGAAGACCCGCTGCCGCTGCTTGAGGAGTGCGCCGGGCTGGAGGCCGAGGCCGCCACCAGGCGCCTGCAGGAGATCTACAACGCGCCGATCAAGGAAGAGCTGATCGGCCGCCGCATCGAGGAGATCCGCGCGTCCGGCGTCACCACCGCGGTCCGCCTGTCGCCGCAGCGCACCGTCCAGTACCACAAGGCCGTGATCGACGCGGGCGTCGACATCTTCGTCATCCGCGGCACCACGGTCTCCGCCGAGCACGTCTCCGGCCGGGCCGAGCCACTCAACCTCAAGCAGTTCATCTACGAGCTGGACGTGCCGGTCATCGTGGGCGGCTGCGCCACCTACACGGCGGCCCTGCACCTCATGCGCACGGGCGCGGCGGGCGTGCTGGTCGGCTTCGGCGGCGGTGCCTCCCACACCACCCGCAACGTCCTCGGTGTCGCCGTGCCCATGGCCACCGCGATCTCCGACGTGGCCGCGGCCCGCCGCGACTACCTCGACGAGTCGGGCGGCCGCTACGTCCACGTCATCGCCGACGGCGGCATGGGCACCTCCGGCGACATCGCCAAGGCCATCGCCTGCGGCGCCGACGCCGTCATGGTCGGCTCGCCGCTGGCCCGCGCCACCGAGGCTCCCGGCCACGGCCACCACTGGGGCTCCGAGGCCCACCACCCCGACCTGCCGCGCGGCCGCCGTGTCAGGTTCGGCACGGTCGGCACGCTGGAGCAGATCCTGCACGGCCCGTCGAGCGTCGCCGACGGCTCGATGAACCTCATGGGCGCGCTCAAGCGCACCATGGCCTCCACGGGCTACTCCGACATCAAGGAGTTCCAGCGCGTCGAGGTGGTCGTCGCCCCGATGCAGCGCTGA
- a CDS encoding class I SAM-dependent methyltransferase, giving the protein MKSVEPQLAREWLQRWDAQQERYVAARESRFATIGHVLAAALRDVADPLILDLGCGPGSLSARMAGRLPAAEIVGVDVDPLLLALARGGYPDAARFVEADLGVPGWSTLLGLSRKADAAMSTTALHYLPPDVLAEVYLELAGQLRPGGIFVNADNLYDEQPTIAHLAAAVRQSSAAVHNEDWSSWWRAVEEEPALADLLAEREARPGHGGGDHHVPASVHADLLRSAGFSEVGTVWQVGDDMILVAVR; this is encoded by the coding sequence GTGAAGTCTGTCGAACCCCAGCTCGCGCGCGAATGGCTGCAGCGGTGGGACGCCCAGCAGGAACGCTACGTCGCCGCCCGCGAGTCGCGCTTCGCCACGATCGGGCACGTGCTCGCCGCCGCCCTCCGCGACGTGGCCGACCCGCTGATCCTGGACCTCGGGTGCGGCCCGGGATCCCTGTCCGCCCGGATGGCCGGGCGGCTGCCTGCGGCGGAGATCGTCGGCGTGGACGTGGACCCGCTTCTCCTCGCCCTGGCCAGAGGCGGGTATCCCGATGCCGCGCGGTTCGTCGAAGCCGACCTGGGCGTTCCCGGCTGGTCGACCCTCCTCGGGCTGAGCCGGAAGGCGGACGCGGCGATGTCCACCACCGCCCTGCACTACCTGCCGCCCGACGTTCTCGCGGAGGTGTACCTCGAACTGGCCGGACAGTTACGACCCGGCGGGATCTTCGTCAACGCCGACAACCTCTACGACGAGCAACCCACCATCGCCCATCTGGCCGCCGCGGTCAGGCAGTCGTCGGCCGCTGTCCACAACGAGGACTGGAGTTCCTGGTGGCGCGCCGTCGAGGAAGAACCCGCTCTGGCAGATCTTCTGGCCGAACGGGAGGCGCGACCGGGACACGGAGGAGGCGACCACCACGTGCCGGCCTCCGTACACGCGGACCTGCTGCGCAGCGCCGGATTCAGCGAGGTCGGAACGGTGTGGCAGGTCGGCGATGACATGATCCTCGTAGCCGTGCGGTGA
- the groES gene encoding co-chaperone GroES: MTTATKVPVKPLGDRIVVQPLEAEQTTASGLVIPDTAKEKPQEGKVLAVGPGNWDEDGDKRIPLDVSEGDIVLYSKYGGTEVKYGGEEYLVLSARDVLAIIEK; encoded by the coding sequence GTGACGACCGCCACCAAGGTTCCCGTTAAGCCGCTCGGCGACCGCATTGTGGTGCAGCCGCTTGAGGCTGAGCAGACCACCGCTTCCGGCCTGGTCATTCCGGACACCGCCAAGGAGAAGCCGCAGGAGGGCAAGGTCCTCGCGGTGGGCCCGGGCAACTGGGACGAGGACGGCGACAAGCGCATCCCGCTCGACGTGAGCGAGGGCGACATCGTTCTCTACAGCAAGTACGGCGGCACCGAGGTCAAGTACGGCGGCGAGGAGTACCTCGTGCTCTCCGCCCGCGACGTTCTCGCGATCATCGAGAAGTAA
- the guaB gene encoding IMP dehydrogenase yields the protein MSKFTETGLTFDDVLLVPAYSDLQPGEADTRTRLSRRITLSIPLVSAAMDTVTEARMAVSMARQGGIGILHRNLSVEEQAQQADLVKRSEAGMVTNPVTCTPDDTLADVERLCATYRISGVPVTAVDGTLVGIVTNRDMRFETDHSRPVREVMTPMPLVTAPVGVSRDAAFTLLRKNKIEKLPLVDPDGRLRGLITVKDFTKSEQYPLATKDADGRLVVGAAIGVGGDAELRAKALIEAGVDVVVVDVAHGHSKGLADMVAKIKSNSKVDVIGGNIATRAGAQMLVDAGADAVKVGVGPGSICTTRVVAGVGAPQVTAIHQASLACAPAGVPVVGDGGLQYSGDIVKAIAAGADTVMLGSLLAGCEESPGELIFINGKQFKSYRGMGSLGAVRNRERGGASFSKDRYAQADVGGEDKYIPEGIEGQVPYRGPVAAVAHQLVGGLRQGMWYSGCRTIEQMHTDCQLMPITSAGLKESHPHDIQMTVEAPNYHRR from the coding sequence ATGTCCAAGTTCACCGAGACAGGTCTGACATTCGACGACGTGCTGCTCGTGCCCGCGTATTCAGACCTCCAGCCCGGTGAGGCGGACACGCGCACGCGGCTGTCCCGGCGCATCACGCTGTCCATCCCGCTGGTCTCCGCGGCCATGGACACCGTCACCGAGGCCCGCATGGCCGTCTCGATGGCCCGCCAGGGCGGCATCGGCATCCTGCACCGCAACCTGTCGGTCGAGGAGCAGGCCCAGCAGGCCGACCTGGTCAAGCGGTCCGAGGCCGGCATGGTCACCAACCCGGTCACCTGCACCCCCGACGACACGCTGGCCGACGTGGAGCGGCTGTGCGCCACCTACCGGATCTCCGGCGTCCCGGTGACCGCCGTCGACGGCACCCTCGTCGGCATCGTGACCAACCGCGACATGCGCTTCGAGACCGACCACTCCCGCCCGGTGCGCGAGGTCATGACCCCGATGCCGCTGGTCACCGCGCCGGTCGGCGTCTCGCGCGACGCGGCGTTCACGCTGCTGCGCAAGAACAAGATCGAAAAACTTCCGCTGGTCGACCCCGACGGCAGGCTGCGCGGCCTGATCACGGTCAAGGACTTCACCAAGAGCGAGCAGTACCCCCTCGCCACCAAGGACGCCGACGGCCGCCTGGTGGTCGGTGCGGCCATCGGGGTGGGCGGCGACGCGGAGCTGCGCGCCAAGGCGCTGATCGAGGCGGGCGTCGACGTCGTCGTCGTGGACGTGGCGCACGGCCATTCCAAGGGTCTGGCCGACATGGTCGCCAAGATCAAGTCCAACAGCAAGGTCGACGTCATCGGCGGCAACATCGCGACCAGGGCCGGCGCCCAGATGCTGGTCGACGCGGGCGCCGACGCGGTCAAGGTCGGCGTGGGCCCCGGCTCCATCTGCACCACCCGCGTGGTGGCCGGGGTGGGCGCGCCGCAGGTGACCGCCATCCACCAGGCGTCGCTGGCGTGCGCACCGGCCGGGGTGCCGGTGGTCGGCGACGGCGGTCTGCAGTACTCCGGCGACATCGTCAAGGCCATCGCCGCGGGCGCCGACACCGTCATGCTCGGGTCGCTGCTGGCGGGCTGCGAGGAGTCGCCCGGAGAGCTGATCTTCATCAACGGCAAGCAGTTCAAGTCCTACCGGGGCATGGGCTCGCTCGGGGCCGTGCGCAACCGTGAGCGGGGCGGCGCCTCCTTCAGCAAGGACCGCTACGCCCAGGCCGACGTCGGCGGCGAGGACAAGTACATCCCCGAGGGCATCGAGGGCCAGGTGCCCTACCGCGGTCCGGTCGCGGCCGTCGCCCACCAGCTCGTCGGCGGGCTGCGCCAGGGCATGTGGTACTCCGGCTGCCGCACCATCGAGCAGATGCACACCGACTGCCAGCTCATGCCGATCACGTCGGCGGGGCTGAAGGAGAGCCACCCCCACGACATCCAGATGACCGTGGAAGCCCCGAACTATCACAGAAGGTAA
- a CDS encoding MerR family transcriptional regulator codes for MHGDTLHTIGDLARLTGLTVKTIRFYSDRGIVPPTGRNPAGHRLYGPDAVARLDLVRTLRELGLDLPTIRRIADRELALPEVAAAHAAALAVQIRDLRLRRAILTAVAERGSDPEEMELMHKLATLSGAERRRLAGDFLDATLADPALSGIARSLTPELPDDPEPAQVAAWVELAELTQDPAFRDTLRNLADHHRADHHRASQHPTDHHRADQHPTDQHPADQHPTDQHPADQQRAGRTPAAAPRRDAAALARDHAAPALTAGVDPASPQADAVVAALATQYASGLGRPDDTALRHRLLTRLETANDPRRQRYLHLLAIVNGWPPPEDLTPALDWAIQALLAHT; via the coding sequence ATGCACGGCGACACGCTCCACACGATCGGCGACCTGGCCCGGCTGACCGGGCTGACGGTCAAGACCATCCGGTTCTACTCCGACCGCGGGATCGTGCCGCCCACCGGCCGCAACCCGGCCGGCCACCGCCTGTACGGCCCCGACGCCGTCGCCCGCCTCGACCTCGTACGGACCCTGCGCGAACTGGGCCTGGACCTGCCGACGATCCGCCGGATCGCTGACCGGGAGCTCGCCCTCCCCGAGGTCGCCGCGGCGCACGCCGCGGCCCTGGCCGTGCAGATCCGCGACCTCCGCCTGCGCCGCGCCATCCTGACGGCGGTGGCCGAACGCGGATCCGACCCCGAGGAGATGGAGCTCATGCACAAGCTCGCCACCCTGTCCGGAGCCGAACGCCGCCGCCTCGCCGGCGACTTCCTCGACGCCACCCTCGCGGACCCGGCGCTCAGCGGCATCGCGCGGTCACTCACCCCCGAACTCCCCGACGACCCCGAACCCGCCCAGGTAGCGGCCTGGGTCGAGCTGGCCGAACTGACCCAGGACCCGGCCTTCCGCGACACCCTTCGCAACCTGGCCGACCACCACCGGGCCGACCACCACCGGGCGAGCCAGCACCCGACCGACCACCACCGGGCCGACCAGCACCCGACCGACCAGCACCCCGCCGACCAGCACCCGACCGACCAGCACCCCGCCGACCAGCAACGGGCCGGCCGGACGCCCGCCGCAGCTCCACGGCGCGACGCCGCCGCGCTGGCCCGCGACCACGCGGCCCCCGCCCTGACGGCGGGCGTCGATCCCGCCTCGCCCCAGGCCGACGCCGTCGTGGCGGCACTCGCCACGCAGTACGCGAGCGGCCTCGGGCGCCCCGACGACACCGCCCTGCGCCACCGCCTGCTGACCCGCCTGGAGACCGCGAACGACCCCCGCCGCCAGCGCTACCTCCACCTCCTGGCGATCGTCAACGGCTGGCCACCCCCGGAAGACCTCACCCCGGCCCTTGACTGGGCCATCCAGGCCCTGCTCGCCCACACCTAG
- a CDS encoding DUF5319 domain-containing protein: MLEDVPRDPFADDPNDPSAAMGELDDAEPLTAAERDEAITDLADVEVFRSLLEPQGVLGLVLDCPECGEQHFFDWELLRGNLRQMIEKGQPQVHEPAFQPDPADYVTWEYARGYVDGVIDTEERH; the protein is encoded by the coding sequence GTGTTGGAAGACGTCCCCCGCGATCCGTTCGCGGACGACCCGAACGATCCGTCGGCGGCGATGGGTGAGCTCGACGACGCCGAGCCGCTCACCGCGGCCGAGCGCGACGAGGCCATCACCGACCTCGCCGACGTCGAGGTCTTTCGCTCCCTGCTGGAGCCGCAGGGGGTGCTCGGCCTGGTGCTCGACTGCCCCGAGTGCGGCGAACAGCACTTCTTCGACTGGGAGCTGCTGCGCGGCAACCTCCGCCAGATGATCGAGAAGGGTCAGCCGCAGGTGCACGAGCCGGCCTTCCAGCCTGACCCCGCCGACTACGTGACCTGGGAGTACGCGAGGGGCTACGTCGACGGTGTCATCGACACCGAGGAACGCCACTGA